A single window of Toxotes jaculatrix isolate fToxJac2 chromosome 4, fToxJac2.pri, whole genome shotgun sequence DNA harbors:
- the melk gene encoding maternal embryonic leucine zipper kinase, with protein MPVEKTEHRGVDELYRYYEVYETIGSGGFAKVKLGRHILTGEKVAIKIMNKKDLGDDLPRVKVEIEAMKNLSHQHVCRLYQVIETTTQIFMVLEHCPGGELFDYIIAKDRLSEEETRVFFRQIVSAMAYVHSQGYAHRDLKPENLLIDEDHNLKLIDFGLCAKPKGGLSYELMTCCGSPAYAAPELIQGKAYIGSEADVWSMGVLLFALLCGYLPFDDDNCMVLYRKITRGKYDNPQWLSPGSILLLNQMMQVDPKRRLTVRQLLDHPWVMKDYNSPVGWHSRQPLGHIDEDCITEMAVNMKRSRESTTALVKEWRYDHTTATYLLLLSKKQRGKPVRLRPEPTACEDSCSPLHRGLQSREALHFSEDEDAVIVGSLDFCSEYIDDCPWVSVTQHTPQGVRGQPNGVANNRDVRQASPSVEKRCAYSPTPERGRTTTQHHQERRDRDQERVIENKENIAVQEKDVKVFALPPPRTPVSSKKNAHPNKNVLTTPNQNTNVNISKANAVTPKGGGSASKEHSKKKTTENKESANIEILAFSPERRSRSLDMAVTGDSGKKRRGGKVFGSLERGLDKMITMLTPSKRRALRDGPRKIKAQYNVTLTSQTNPDQVLNQILSILPEKHVDFTQKGYTLKCQTWGDFGKVTMAFELEVCLLQRPEVVGIRRQRLKGDAWVYKHLVEDILSTSRI; from the exons ATGCCTGTGGAAAAGACGGAGCACCGCGGAGTCGACGAGCTCTACAGATACTATGAGGTTTATGAGACTATCGGCTCAG gaggCTTTGCTAAAGTCAAGCTGGGTCGACACATCCTGACAGGAGAGAAGGTTGCCATCAAAATCATGAATAAGAAGGATTTAGGG GATGACCTGCCACGTGTGAAGGTGGAGATTGAGGCCATGAAGAACCTCAGTCATCAGCATGTCTGTCGTCTTTACCAGGTCATAGAGACAACCACTCAGATCTTCATGGTGCTGGAG CACTGTCCAGGTGGGGAGTTGTTTGATTACATCATAGCAAAGGACCGCCTGTCAGAGGAGGAGACCAGGGTGTTTTTCAGACAGATTGTTTCTGCGATGGCCTACGTCCACAGCCAGGGATATGCACACAGAGATCTAAAACCG gAAAACTTGTTGATTGATGAAGACCACAACTTGAAACTCATAGATTTTGGCCTTTGTGCCAAACCTAAG GGAGGTCTGAGTTATGAGCTGATGACGTGTTGTGGGAGCCCTGCATACGCTGCTCCTGAACTCATCCAGGGAAAAGCATATATTGGTTCAGAG GCTGATGTGTGGAGTATGGGGGTACTGCTGTTCGCTCTGCTCTGTGGATATCTGCCCTTCGATGATGACAATTGCATGGTCCTCTACAGGAAAATTACA AGAGGTAAATATGACAACCCTCAATGGCTCTCTCCAGGTAGTATCCTACTCCTCAACCAGATGATGCAG gTGGACCCCAAGCGGCGTCTTACCGTTCGACAGCTGCTAGACCATCCTTGGGTGATGAAAGACTACAACAGCCCCGTGGGGTGGCACAGCAGGCAGCCG cttggCCACATAGACGAGGACTGTATCACAGAGATGGCAGTCAACATGAAGCGATCCAGAGAGAGCACCACAGCGCTGGTGAAGGAG TGGCGGTATGATCACACCACAGCCACCtacctcctgctgctgtcaaagaAGCAGAGGGGAAAGCCTGTCCGCCTGCGCCCCGAGCCAACTGCCTGTGAGGactcctgctctcctcttcaCCGGGGACTACAG TCTAGGGAAGCCCTTCATTTTAGCGAGGATGAAGACGCTGTGATTGTGGGTTCTTTGGATTTTTGCTCAGAATACATTGATGATTGTCCATGGGTTTCAGTCACGCAACACACACCTCAAGGTGTCAGAGGTCAGCCAAATGGAGTCGCAAACAACAGAGATGTG AGACAGGCATCTCCATCAGTGGAGAAAAGATGTGCTTACAGCCCGACTCCAGAGAGGGGGCGAACAACTACACAGCACCACCAggagaggagggacagagacCAAGAGCGAGTTATCGAGAACAAGGAGAATATTGCTGTTCAGGAGAAAGATGTTAAAGTTTTTGCGTTGCCTCCTCCTCGAACTCCTGTGTCCAGTAAGAAGAATGCACACCCCAACAAGAATGTGCTGACCACACCCAATCAAAATACTAACGTCAATATCAGCAAAGCCAATGCTGTCACACCTAAAG GTGGAGGCAGCGCCTCTAAAGAACAcagcaagaagaaaacaacagagaacaaGGAGTCTGCAAACATTGAAATACTGGCCTTCAGTCCTGAGAgaag GTCTCGGTCCTTGGACATGGCTGTGACGGGAGACAgtgggaagaagaggagaggagggaaggtgtTTGGTTCTCTGGAGAGAGGCCTGGACAAGATGATCACCATGCTCACTCCCAGCAAGAGACGAGCCCTGCGTGACGGCCCACGCAAGATCAAG GCACAATACAATGTGACGTTGACTAGTCAAACAAACCCAGACCAGGTGCTAAACCAGATCCTCTCCATCCTGCCAGAGAAACATGTCGACTTTACACAGAAAGG GTATACCCTAAAGTGCCAGACCTGGGGCGACTTTGGGAAGGTGACAATGGCGTTTGAGCTGGAGGTGTGCTTGCTGCAGAGGCCAGAGGTCGTTGGCATCCGCCGCCAGAGGCTGAAGGGAGACGCTTGGGTCTACAAGCACCTGGTGGAGGACATTCTCTCCACATCCCGTATTTAA